The window TTGCTTGACTTTTGTAGCATTGTCACAACTTTGGCGGTCACAATCATTCTGGTGTAAATATAtgaataataaacaagttcaATCGAAAGCTACGTTTTAATACCCACTTTCACAATACTTTAAACAATACTGTATTTTAGAATAAATACAGGGCAAATAACAGTTATCTACAGTAACTACAGTGCGGCCTCGATTATTCGAACCATTACTTATACTGAGGAATGTTTAAGTACTCTAATTACTTACTGACTAGCTAATGTGCTGCTGGATCACTGATTGACTTTGTTTTGTCACAAGTGAACGAAACGGTAATTGCGTACCTAACACCAGAAGTCACTCGTTCGACAAAATGGGGATTCTCAGCACCTGAGGTGAACATCAAGACTCTTCCTTTCCTGGGCTCTACTGTAACATTTTTCATCGGTTTCTCGGCATCGTCTACAAACACGAAACGTCCTCCTTTAAAATCGTTAGAAAAATCCGTGAGATACAACAACGATGTGTAATGAAATGACTCATAAGTttcctgaaaaaaatatttgaaaactaactttgataaattaaaataggCACCTTGTCCACATGAATGTGCCAATACTCATCGTGGGGCGTCTTTGACTCCAAGTTggacaatttcgaaaaaaaagttggatgCGTCAAGTACAGACTTTCACTGTCTATACCGAAATTTTCAGCAATTGCATGTTTGatcttatttttgacaattttataaattgctAAATCCGACGCTGTGATGAACTTTTCTGACCCTTTCAGGgtgtaaatatttacaaatttctcCCCAAACGAAAGGGCACCTGAGTGGATGTCCAAGATTGAAGCGCCTCCAGAGGAGCCCCCTAGACTGATTCCTTTCTTGGCCACATTTAGCAGAGTTTCTGCTTCGTTAATTGTGACAAGTTTATCGGAGACAAACCTCCCGCATTTAATTGGAACACAAGTGGggaattgtttaatttcatcCAAATATTTGGTGTCACAGTCCA of the Tribolium castaneum strain GA2 chromosome 1, icTriCast1.1, whole genome shotgun sequence genome contains:
- the LOC658905 gene encoding 2-oxoglutarate and iron-dependent oxygenase domain-containing protein 3 translates to MTNVMTGITKAQKRKNGEKKNNDVKETPTPYRYGPMPKFPNQRIWSRGIVILGVLLYVWYTSKDGKEVSLAKQKDILPMRGQTVDCDTKYLDEIKQFPTCVPIKCGRFVSDKLVTINEAETLLNVAKKGISLGGSSGGASILDIHSGALSFGEKFVNIYTLKGSEKFITASDLAIYKIVKNKIKHAIAENFGIDSESLYLTHPTFFSKLSNLESKTPHDEYWHIHVDKETYESFHYTSLLYLTDFSNDFKGGRFVFVDDAEKPMKNVTVEPRKGRVLMFTSGAENPHFVERVTSGVRYAITVSFTCDKTKSISDPAAH